The following proteins are encoded in a genomic region of Pyrus communis chromosome 11, drPyrComm1.1, whole genome shotgun sequence:
- the LOC137708955 gene encoding probable disease resistance protein At5g63020, whose protein sequence is MGNMFSVSIPCDHTANLCCWGFLSQQANYISKLGENLEALDQSLQELTALKNDLVRRVEVSELQTSMMRLDQVQLWIKKAETIETRVREVKNCADREIQKSCSGVYCSKNYFPSYKYGKKVFKMLVEVDALKSKGSFEEVVTESLPVVYEMPTEPTVGMESTFEQVWRHVEDEQVGTIGLYGMGGVGKTTLLTKIHNEFAFSTSYHFDLVLWIVVSKDHKLEILQDKIGEKLGIVNDRWKHKEPHEKAQHIFKFLSEKKFVLLLDDIWEPIEMIKVRIPNPAIPDPADNKKSKIIFTTRLEHICSCMDAQIKIKVRCLMPNQAWTLFQEKVGKETLQSHPDIPALAQIVANECDGLPLASITVGQAMTCKKTPHEWNHAIRVLKESAAEFSSMGDKVFPLLKFSYDNLPSETIKACFLYCALFPEDFRMSKDDLLYFWMCEEMFEEYVNVDVAKNETYHIIGTLLSACLLEEEGNSVKMHDVIRDMALWLACGCGKENESILMHTGLQGTPHVKKWKNAKRVSLVGSHFKRLVETPKSPNLLTLFLRGGKGPLNMIADGFFDHMPTLRVLDLSENLNITKLPSGVSNLISLQHLNLSRTGVRELPIELRACVRLKYLDLEHTDQLDFVPQNIMSSFPMLKVLRMLACSSSDIILVDGEGALMEEMQGLEYLEVLTLSVRSSSFLQKLIIYHKLVTRIRTLQLSDGKNEASFLDISSLVDMKHLDTLYIRDTPNWKQLEVHWAGRAPNDPWDLMMIKQNCFLCLQFIEVSRCPNLTDITWLLFAPNLSHLRVDACNDIEKIIDLERLGGVGNVVQELNPFGKLTSLILSMLPRLSSIQDSPLPFPYLKEIKVVACPVLRKLPLNSTSAQSGSNIVIRGHQAWWSFLEWEDEDARNVFLPCFRRG, encoded by the coding sequence ATGGGGAACATGTTCTCAGTCTCCATACCTTGCGATCACACGGCTAACTTATGCTGCTGGGGTTTCCTCAGTCAACAAGCAAACTACATCAGCAAGCTCGGAGAAAACCTTGAAGCTCTGGATCAATCTTTGCAAGAACTGACCGCTTTAAAGAATGATCTCGTGAGAAGGGTTGAGGTTTCCGAGCTTCAGACATCCATGATGCGCTTGGACCAGGTACAACTGTGGATTAAAAAGGCGGAAACTATTGAGACACGAGTCAGAGAAGTTAAAAATTGTGCAGATCGAGAAATTCAGAAATCGTGTAGCGGAGTTTACTGCTCCAAGAACTACTTTCCCAGCTACAAGTACGGAAAAAAAGTGTTTAAAATGTTGGTGGAAGTGGATGCCTTGAAAAGCAAGGGAAGCTTTGAAGAGGTGGTAACCGAAAGCTTACCGGTAGTCTATGAAATGCCTACTGAACCAACAGTGGGGATGGAGTCGACGTTTGAACAGGTCTGGAGACATGTTGAAGATGAACAGGTGGGAACAATCGGGTTATATGGAATGGGAGGGGTGGGCAAGACCACCCTCCTTACCAAAATCCATAACGAATTCGCCTTTAGTACTTCTTACCATTTTGATCTTGTGCTTTGGATCGTGGTCTCAAAAGACCACAAACTTGAAATCCTCCAAGATAAGATTGGTGAGAAGCTTGGGATTGTTAATGACAGATGGAAGCACAAAGAGCCGCATGAAAAAGCTCAACACATCTTCAAGTTCTTGAGTGAGAAGAAATTTGTGCTATTGTTGGATGATATATGGGAGCCGATTGAAATGATAAAAGTTCGTATTCCTAATCCAGCGATTCCTGATCCAGCTGACAATAAGAAGTCCAAGATAATATTCACGACTCGCTTGGAGCATATATGTAGTTGTATGGATGCCCAAATAAAGATTAAAGTCAGGTGTCTAATGCCGAACCAAGCATGGACCTTGTTTCAGGAGAAGGTGGGCAAAGAAACTCTTCAAAGTCATCCAGATATCCCCGCACTTGCGCAAATCGTGGCAAATGAGTGTGACGGTTTGCCACTTGCATCGATTACAGTTGGTCAAGCCATGACGTGCAAGAAAACACCCCACGAATGGAATCATGCAATTCGGGTTCTAAAGGAATCTGCCGCAGAGTTTTCCAGTATGGGAGACAAGGTATTTCcacttttaaaatttagttACGATAATCTACCCAGTGAGACAATCAAAGCATGCTTCTTATATTGTGCTCTATTTCCGGAAGATTTCCGGATGAGTAAAGAtgatttattatatttttggaTGTGTGAGGAGATGTTTGAAGAGTATGTTAACGTAGATGTAGCGAAAAATGAGACTTACCATATCATAGGAACGCTACTTTCTGCATGTTTgttggaagaagaaggaaattctgTAAAAATGCATGACGTAATTCGTGACATGGCATTGTGGTTAGCTTGTGGTTGCGGGAAAGAAAACGAGAGTATCCTCATGCATACAGGTCTCCAGGGAACACCACATGTGAAGAAATGGAAGAACGCTAAAAGGGTGTCATTGGTTGGTAGTCATTTTAAAAGGCTAGTTGAAACACCAAAATCTCCAAATCTGTTGACCTTATTTCTTAGAGGTGGAAAGGGTCCTTTGAATATGATTGCTGATGGCTTTTTTGATCATATGCCTACTCTGCGAGTTTTGGATTTGTCTGAAAATCTGAACATAACCAAATTGCCATCTGGCGTTTCCAACCTGATTTCGTTACAACACCTAAATTTGTCAAGAACTGGTGTAAGAGAGTTGCCAATTGAATTAAGGGCTTGTGTGAGGCTAAAATATTTGGATTTGGAGCATACGGATCAGCTTGATTTTGTACCACAAAATATAATGTCAAGTTTTCCAATGCTAAAAGTTTTGAGGATGCTAGCATGTAGTTCGTCAGATATAATTCTTGTTGACGGTGAAGGAGCCCTGATGGAGGAAATGCAGGGTTTGGAATACCTTGAAGTTTTGACTTTGAGCGTACGGAGTAGCTCTTTTTTGCAAAAATTGATCATATACCACAAATTGGTGACCCGCATTCGGACTCTGCAGCTCTCGGATGGCAAGAACGAAGCAAGCTTTCTAGACATATCGTCTTTGGTGGATATGAAACATCTTGATACCCTTTATATTCGGGATACTCCTAATTGGAAACAATTGGAAGTTCATTGGGCAGGACGAGCACCTAACGATCCCTGGGATTTAATGATGATAAAACAAAATTGCTTCCTTTGCCTTCAGTTCATAGAAGTATCACGATGCCCAAATCTCACGGACATAACTTGGCTCCTTTTTGCTCCAAATCTCAGCCATTTACGTGTAGATGCCTGCAATGATATTGAGAAAATAATCGATTTGGAAAGACTGGGTGGAGTTGGAAATGTGGTACAAGAACTGAACCCTTTTGGAAAACTTACCAGTCTGATTTTGAGTATGCTTCCACGGCTGAGTAGCATACAGGATAGTCCCCTACCCTTTCCATACCTGAAAGAAATCAAGGTAGTTGCATGTCCAGTGCTGAGAAAACTTCCACTCAACTCCACAAGTGCTCAGAGTGGGAGCAATATTGTAATCAGAGGACATCAGGCATGGTGGTCTTTCTTAGAGTGGGAGGACGAAGATGCTCGAAATGTCTTTCTTCCCTGCTTCAGACGCGGTTAA
- the LOC137749261 gene encoding zinc finger CCCH domain-containing protein 39-like: MSTPLPTPQFFAQYLESGDSGRQMKHQIPTEEKEIKAQSDINSQAFKKPRTSEAVSNSNAASGQNKMLPSYYKTQLCRKFQMGCCFSGQRCSFAHGTSDLRRTLRDAQGMETEKGNLVRRTWNGDHGSSNGVRICRSFFRWGTCSYGDKCRFRHVSPENIRDSSFKSISTAGGSAQFDCKKSMELRKLCGYTTPECGSVQANSLTTYMRGNNASNRRMGIATAYKQGQSTQCNLEWNELEKLSRIYADWIEDMPLLHGSSNKVECYSSLV; the protein is encoded by the exons ATGAGTACTCCATTACCTACTCCCCAATTTTTTGCTCAATATCTTGAATCCGGTGACAGCGGGCGTCAGATGAAACATCAAATTCCTACTGAGGAGAAAGAAATCAAAGCTCAATCTGACATCAACTCCCAAGCTTTCAAGAAACCCAGAACTTCGGAAGCTGTATCGAACTCGAATGCGGCCTCAGGACAGAACAAAATGTTGCCTAGCTATTACAAGACCCAACTGTGCCGTAAATTCCAAATGGGCTGTTGCTTTTCTGGGCAGAGATGTTCCTTTGCTCATGGCACCAGTGATCTCCGCAGGACTTTGCGTGATGCGCAAGGAATGGAAACTGAGAAGGGAAACTTGGTCAGGAGGACTTGGAATGGTGATCATGGAAGTTCTAATGGAGTGAGAATATGCAGGTCGTTCTTTAGATGGGGAACATGCAGTTACGGAGACAAATGCCGCTTTCGTCATGTCAGTCCTGAAAATATCAGAGATAGTTCGTTCAAAAGCATTTCAACTGCTGGTGGTTCTGCTCAATTTGACTGCAAGAAGTCTATGG AACTAAGGAAGCTTTGTGGCTATACTACACCAGAATGTGGAAGTGTGCAGGCTAACAGTTTAACGACTTATATGAGGGGCAACAATGCATCAAATCGTAGGATGGGGATTGCGACTGCTTACAAACAAGGTCAGAGTACGCAGTGCAACTTAGAGTGGAATGAACTTGAGAAATTGAGTCGCATCTATGCTGATTGGATTGAAGATATGCCTCTTCTACATGGCTCATCAAACAAAGTGGAGTGCTACTCCAGTTTAGTATGA
- the LOC137708509 gene encoding uncharacterized protein gives MASSSLGTLNAKITNLNFSRARVGVLQSYGIITWTGRKPQLYSCLSISRQSEKVLHARSVPSLEILSAKSLEEVSEERGDSGPTNQLIQNFDEVQSLLTAICDTTTVAEVKLKIGGFRLNVVRKLTEKIRTPPPPSPAPVSASENAKALDWNGAVPTQSVAITRQESSSRSIQTLLDRAADDGLVLIHSPRVGLFRRSRTIKGKRAPPSCKEKQIVKEGQVICYIEQLGGELPIESDVAGEVIRILREDGDPVGYGDALVAVLPSFPGIKKLQ, from the exons ATGGCTTCCA GTAGCCTAGGGACATTGAATGCTAAAATTACAAACTTGAACTTCAGTAGGGCACGAGTTGGGGTCTTACAGTCATATGGCATAATAACTTGGACAGGGAGAAAACCACAATTATACTCATGTTTATCGATATCAAGACAGTCAGAGAAAGTATTACATGCGCGCAGCGTTCCATCGTTAGAAATCCTGT CTGCTAAAAGTTTAGAAGAGGTTTCTGAAGAGAGAGGAGATTCTGGTCCGACAAACCAGCtcattcaaaattttgatgag gtacaATCTTTGCTCACAGCAATATGTGATACAACTACAGTTGCAGAGGTCAAATTAAAA ATCGGTGGATTTCGGTTAAATGTGGTGAGGAAGTTGACTGAAAAAATTAGGACACCACCTCCCCCAAGTCCTGCTCCTGTTAGTGCGAGTGAAAATGCTAAAGCACTTGATTGGAATGGTGCTGTTCCTACACAATCTGTAGCTATCACTAGACAGGAATCGTCTTCAAGGAGTATCCAGACATTGCTAGATAGAGCTGCAGATGATGGCTTGGTGTTAATTCATTCTCCACGA GTGGGGTTGTTTAGGAGATCTCGAACCATAAAGGGCAAGCGTGCTCCGCCATCGTGTAAAGAG AAGCAAATAGTGAAGGAGGGACAAGTGATTTGCTACATAGAACAGCTTGGCGGGGAGCTCCCAATTGAG tctGATGTAGCTGGGGAGGTCATCAGGATACTACGAGAAGATGGTG ATCCCGTTGGATATGGTGATGCTCTCGTTGCGGTTCTCCCCTCGTTTCCTGGGATTAAGAAACTTCAGTAG